From a region of the Buchnera aphidicola (Floraphis choui) genome:
- a CDS encoding tetratricopeptide repeat protein, translated as MFKICLKKKYKIHSKLNYVQKSGIFLFFLVFVFLFFYFDKFYLNRFVYIEDYEKIIKNINYNNKKSMDRIIKFIEMNKSNVYGSLASLQLAKMYVNNNVLQDAYLVLKKNLVYASDVNIFNIMILNLSKIQFQLNKKIDSIQTINHIIDDDWKSIKYNFKGDVFFALNNIKQAILEWEKSLYFQNKEQLKEIINIKLNSIKK; from the coding sequence GTGTTTAAAATATGTTTAAAAAAAAAGTATAAAATACATAGTAAGTTAAATTATGTACAAAAAAGTGGTATATTTTTGTTTTTTTTAGTTTTTGTTTTTCTTTTTTTTTATTTTGATAAATTTTATTTAAATCGTTTTGTATATATAGAGGATTACGAAAAAATTATTAAAAACATTAATTATAATAATAAAAAATCTATGGATAGAATAATTAAATTTATTGAGATGAATAAAAGTAATGTTTATGGTTCTTTGGCATCATTGCAATTAGCTAAAATGTATGTAAATAATAATGTATTACAAGATGCTTATTTAGTATTAAAAAAAAATTTGGTATATGCTTCTGATGTAAATATTTTTAACATAATGATTTTAAATCTTTCTAAGATACAGTTTCAATTAAACAAAAAAATAGATTCAATTCAAACTATTAATCATATAATAGATGATGATTGGAAGAGCATTAAATATAATTTTAAAGGAGATGTTTTTTTTGCATTAAATAATATAAAACAAGCTATTTTAGAATGGGAAAAAAGTTTATATTTTCAAAATAAGGAACAATTAAAAGAAATCATAAATATAAAATTAAATAGTATTAAGAAATGA